The genomic segment TCTCCCACTGAATAGATGGGGATAAAGAAATGTActtaactttatctggatatctttggAACTATGAATTCTCCGAGCAGACTTACAGCTTTAAGCAGAGGGACTGAACCTCTGCACTCAGCTAAAGTTCAACCCCACCGTCAGCCCCTGTTGTGTGCACACATTTATGTTGTTGGCAGGAAGAATAGTGAAAGCTcggtttttgtgcacataactagaaaagttacatgcacaaaggATTTCAATATCGACCTTTATATTTATACTAAGTAAAGAGGTGTGAAAAATTGCAGCTATGGGAAAATAATCATTAGCTCAGGTTATGCATGTTGTAGATGAAGTGACTACAGAAGAAATCATTCCAACTCTCTCCCACAGTCCCTCCTCCTCGCTTTCCTGTATGTATCTCTCCCTCTCAATTTCTGCATGCGCTtgtctgtctctcactcactgtGCCTGTCTCTTCATGTTTACCTGTCCGTTTGGCTGCTGAAGTGAGCAATATGGATTCTGTTCTACAGCAAGTGTTGCTGAATTAGGAACAAACATGAGTTACAGAAGTGAATATCCAagaatttatttgttttaaactgCAGAAATGGAGATCAAATATACCACTAGATAAATGATGCTATATAAACTGAAGTCAGGCAATGACTGCCACAGGGCACTGAAGTGTAGACCCCCCAGGAAGACAGAGAGATTACCGTCATGACATGATGTACATGTAATGCAGTCTTTACAAGTGTATTGATTGAGGGTGCCTGTAGGAGAACAGTGTTTGTATTGAATCTAGGGACTATATTTTTCATTCTTATGTGACTGTTGATTGTGTTTAAAAGATGAAGCATGACGCTAAAGGCACATCAGAACAGTACAGCTGAAGCTGAGGGTGCTGGTATTAGTGTAAAGGTTTAATCTGGAAACAGCCCTTCTGAACAAGAAACAGAAATGGAGAGCTTTTTATAGTTTGTGTCTTTTTACCAAGATTTCGCTCCTGCTgtaaacttagaaacatagaacatgacagcagatccTGAGGGACAGGAAGGGACAGCTTTACTGTCCCTTCCTGTCCCTCAGAAATCCCCTGGGCTTGTCCCTCGTCTCCATCACCTCCaaagggaggctgttccatgcatccaccaccctctctgtaaagaaatatttcctttagaTTACTCCTGGGTCTACTCCTCTCATCCTCAGCCCATGACtcttctacagcttcctttccaatgaaagatgctcccctcctgtgcatggaaacctctgagatatctgaatgtctctatcctatcttccctacctcacctttcctctagagtgtacatgttcagatctttaagtctatcccatgtgatttagaaggaagaccacagaccatgttagcagccaccctctgcagcgactccatcctgtttatatcctagaaggtgcaatctccagaattgtactcagtattcccagtgaggtctcaccagggacctgtacaggggcagcaTCACCTCCctattctgctgaccattcctctccctatgcagccaagcagctttctgactTTTACTGTCGCttcatccacctgtttggccaccttaaggtcgTCTGATACTATCACCCCcagctcctgctcttcctttatgctTAGAAGAAATTCACCTTCCATACTGTACctgtcccttgggtttttgcaacctaaatacgactgcatttttttaacattaaatcttaaatgccagaccctagaccattcctcgaacttcgctagatcccttcctcatgttttccacaccttcctctgttacagattttatcatccacaaaaagacaaatctgtCCCAATAATCCTTCCATAACGTCACTCACAAAAATCTTGAAAAGCAAAGATTCAAAGGCCATTCCCTGAAGCACACTACTAGTAAGTCCCCTGTCctgagtgaactccatttaccactgccctttctcacctcccactcagccagtgtCTGTCAGTCACTGAACGTCCCATACCAAGGGAGCTCACCTATGCAGAGCCGTGTCACAGGCCTTACTGAACTACAAGTACACGACATCTAATGCTCTCCCAGATCCAACTCGCTTATCACTCAGATCACAGAAATTGAtgagattcgtctgacaagatctGCCTCTGGGAAAGccctgctgcctcggatcttgggTCCATtcgattccagaaactgcactgggCTCTGTTTTAGTGGAAAATAGTCAagagatcagactaactggcctgtagttcccagcctccttcttacttccacttttggatatcggaaccacatctgcctgtctccagtcctccggaactactcccaactctaaagaacaTGTGCGCGcctacatgcgcatgttataaaatcaggtgtacgtgCGCGcctacgtgcgcatgttataaaatcaggtgtacgtgtgcgcatgttataaaatcaggtgtatgTGTGCGCGcctacgtgcgcatgttataaaatcaggtgtacgtgcgcatgttataaaatcaggtgtacgtgcgcatgttataaaatcaggtgtacgtgcgcatgttataaaatcaggtgtacgtgTGCGCTcctacgtgcgcatgttataaaatcaggtgtacgtgcgcatgttataaaatcaggtgtacgtgCGCGcctacgtgcgcatgttataaaatcaggtgtacgtgtgcatgttataaaatcaggtgtacgtgCGCGcctacgtgcgcatgttataaaatcaggtgtacgtgcgcatgttataaaatcaggtgtacgtgcgcgcgttataaaatcaggtgtacgtgCGCGcctacgtgcgcatgttataaaatcaggtgtacatgcgcatgttataaaatcaggtgtacgtgCGCGcctacgtgtgcatgttataaaatcaggtgtacgtgTGCTCTcctatgtgcgcatgttataaaatcaggtgtacgtgcgcatgttataaaatcaggtgtacgtgCGCGcctacgtgcgcatgttataaaatcaggtgtacgtgcgcgcatgttataaaatcaggtgtacgtgCGCGcctacgtgcgcatgttataaaatcaggtgtacgtgTGCGcctacgtgcgcatgttataaaatcaggtgtacgtgCGCGcctacgtgcgcatgttataaaatcaggtgtacgtgcgcatgttataaaatcaggtgtacgtgCGCGcctacgtgcgcatgttataaaatcaggtgtacgtgcgcatgttataaaatcaggtgtacgtgcgcatgttataaaatcaggtgtacgtgCGCGcctacgtgcgcatgttataaaatcaggtgtacgtgTGCGCTcctacgtgcgcatgttataaaatcaggtgtacgtgcgcatgttataaaatcaggtgtacgtgCGCGcctacgtgcgcatgttataaaatcaggtgtacgtgTGCGCTcctacgtgcgcatgttataaaatcaggtgtacgtgcgcatgttataaaatcaggtgtacgtgcgcatgttataaaatcaggtgtacgtgCGCGcctacgtgcgcatgttataaaatcaggtgtacgtgTGCGCTcctacgtgcgcatgttataaaatcaggtgtacgtgCGCGcctacgtgcgcatgttataaaatcaggtgtacgtgcgcatgttataaaatcaggtgtatgTGCGCGcctacgtgcgcatgttataaaatcaggtgtacgtgcgcatgttataaaatcaggtgtacgtgTGTGCGCTcctacgtgcgcatgttataaaatcaggtgtatgtgcgcatgttataaaatcaggtgtatgTGCGCGcctacgtgcgcatgttataaaatcaggtgtacgtgcgcatgttataaaatcaggtgtacgtgTGTGCGCTcctacgtgcgcatgttataaaatcaggtgtatgtgcgcatgttataaaatcaggtgtacgtgCGCGcctacgtgcgcatgttataaaatcaggtgtacgtgcgcatgttataaaatcaggtgtacgtgCGCGcctacgtgcgcatgttataaaatcaggtgtacgtgcgcatgttataaaatcaggtgtacgtgTGCGCGcctacgtgcgcatgttataaaatcaggtgtatgtgcgcatgttataaaatcaggtgtacgtgCACGcctacgtgcgcatgttataaaatcaggtgtacgtgTGCGcctatgtgcgcatgttataaaaggaggaaaggaggagcagaggtgatatgatacagactttcagatacttgaaaggttttaatgatccaatgacaacgacaaaccttttccataggaaaaaaatcagcagaactaggggtcacgatttgaagctccagggaggaagattcagaaccaatgtcaggaagtatttcttcatggagagggtggtggatgcctggaatgcccttccgaaggaagtggtgaagaccagaactgtgaaggacttcaaaggggcgtgggataaacactgtggatccataaaatcaagagcccgtcaataaagagtgggtggctcgccagaatgacggctactgtctggagataatacccttattcaataaacatacacatggttactgtgactccaacatcactctaagctacaacagcaagaggaaatgtggaaaaaaggattcgcactcacaaagtggggagtagctggcttgttacggcggttactaccccaaaccaaataagcctgatacttcactttcaatgcatatccagcatagctctctgcttcaacggcaggggagaagaaaaaatgatacttcacgcatatccagcatagctctctgcttcaacgacaggggagaagaaaaactgatacttcacgcatatccagcatagctctctgcttcaacggcaggggagaagaaaaactgatacttcacgcatatccagcatagctccctgcttcaacagcaggggagaagaaaaactgatacttcacgcatagctctctgcttcaacggcaggggagaagaaaaactgatacttcacgcatatccagcatagctctctgcttcaacggcaggggagaagaaaaactgatacttcacgcatatccagcatagctctctgcttcaacagcaggggagaagaaaaaaggattcgcactcacaaagcggggagtagctggcttgttacggcggttactaccccaaaccaaataagcctgatacttcactttcaatgcatatcctgcttcaaccgcaggggagaagaaaaactgatacttcacgcatatccagcatagctctctgcttcaacggcaggggagaagaaaaactgatactacacgcatatccagcatagctccctgcttcaacggcaggggagaagaaaaacaaccaataagggctgattaacacagtctgggtaaaacaaataagcatgggtgtagcttgcttattgcggcagttacttctcctactacccataactaatcaagcttgatatttcacttggttgcagctccatcactgctctctacattaatggtgggggtggaagggaaattgaaccaaagagctaagagaaacagataagtatgagaaaaaaatgtgaagcttgctgggcagactggatgggccgtttggtcttcttctgccgtcatttctatgtttctataatcaggtgtacgtgcgcatgttataaaatcaggtgtacgtgcgcatgttataaaatcaggtgtacgtgcgcatgttataaaatcaggtgtacgtgTGCGCTcctacgtgcgcatgttataaaatcaggtgtacgtgTGTGCGCTcctacgtgcgcatgttataaaatcaggtgtacgtgCGCGcctacgtgcgcatgttataaaatcaggtgtacgtgCGCGcctacgtgcgcatgttataaaatcaggtgtacgtgTGTGCGCTcctacgtgcgcatgttataaaatcaggtgtacgtgcgcatgttataaaatcaggtgtacgtgTGCGCTCCtacgggcgcatgttataaaatcaggtgtacgtgcgcatgttataaaatcaggtgtacgtgcgcatgttataaaatcaggtgtacgtgcgcatgttataaaatcaggtgtacgtgCGCGCCTACGTGCGCGcctacgtgcgcatgttataaaatcaggtgtacgtgCGCGcctacgtgcgcatgttataaaatcaggtgtacatgtgtgcgctcgggtagcacgcacacatgtacatcgcacatgctccttttaatatctacccctgtacgtttagatctttaattctAACCCCATATCATTTAGAAGGAGGACCACagaccatgttagcagcctccctctgcagcgactccatcctgtttatatccatttgaaggtgcaatctccagaattgtactcagtatccccagtgaggtctcacccgggacctatacagaggcagcatcacctcccttttccagCTGGTTGTTCCTTTCCCTGTGCACCCAAGAATCAATCTGgattttgccatcaccttatctatctgttaggccaccttaagatcattagatatgttttgtgcatagaatttCATCTCCTATattgtactgctcccttgggtttttgcaacctaaataCAAGattctgcatttttagcattaaatcttagctagcagaaattaaactccaggaggacgactcagaaccaacattaggaaatgtttgctcatggagagagtggtggatgccggGAATGGCCTCctaaaggaggtggtgaagatgagaacagttaattaattcaaaagggtatgggacaaactctgcagatccctaaaggcttgaagaaagggaTGGGTGTAATAGTTTCacctggagtaacctgcacggagcggcagttactactcttaacagaaacatggagtggagggcctcagggatctgtactaggacctgtgcttttcaatatatttataaatgatctggaaagaaatacgacgagtgaggtaatcaaatttgcagatgacacaaaattgttcagagtagttaaatcacaagcagattcttataaattgcaggaggaccttgtgagactggaagattgggcatccaaatggcagaggaaatttaatgtggataagtgcaaggtgatgcatacagggaacaataacccatgctgtagttacacaatgttgggttccatattgatttatttatttagaaacttttatataccggtattagtggggacatcataccggttcacataataactgaaagcttggaaaatacatttcaacaaggagaaaGAAACTGGGTGGGGGTAAACCataaggcagtaggaaggatagagaaaacaagaaggtcataactatagaaaacaatttacaaatttacaatgaaagtctccttagaataaggagagggcggtcatctgaatgggggggggggactacgGAGGGGAAGTGCAAGAACTATTCTGTgtatttattagtatggttttaatattgatgtcaagcaggcaacagccaacgaacattcagtaattaaaatgactcACATTTTCTCTaatatatttcccaaacaccaaatatttcaaacagcagcacaagaataacatccaaaaatgtaaaataggattaaaaatctccagctctctatacctgggatttTTTATTTCCAATCACCcaaagattgttgtggattgggggagtgGGGCCCTGACAATCTTtaacatctctcccccccccccccccgcccctcacacacaccagctctctctcactcacatatatgctgtcacacacaccagcgctctctcactcacatatatgctgtcacacgcacacaggcgctctctcactcacatatatgctttcacacacacacaggcgctctctcactcacatatatgctgtcacatacgcagtctctcttgctctcatacacacgcagACATGCGTAAAATTTCCATGAAGGGGCTGGTGGTGGGAGATTTTAAACTGCTGGATGTTCATTGGATCATCTCATCTGTACAATCCGTTAGTAGAGAGATCCTGGACTCCCGTCAGGCAATTATTAATGGAATCCATGATGGAGGGTTGCTTACAAAGGGAGAAAGTGTTACTGGTGTCCAGGGAGGTGGTCACCTGGCCTCCAGTGATCATCAGCTGGTGAGGTTTGATAAGAGCCAAAGCAGAAAGGCTCACACAAAAATCAAAGTCCTGGACTTCAGGAGTAGCAACTTCCTTAAAACAGGAGGAGCTGGCAGGGGCAGATAATTTCCATGACGTAATACAAGGAGGGGTAACTTTAGAACCACGCACGTAGCAGTAACGTCCTCATGTACCGCTGTCCGCTAATGTTCAAAGCAGTTTTGTACTGCAGTAAAGTCTTAGTCCAGTGCGCACAACTTACGTGCAGGCAGCAGTTAAAGTTATGTGCAGATTTTTCAAAACCCAAAAGTCTGCAGCTAATTCCTGTGCTTGTCTCATTTGCAAAGCCTTGGAACGTGTAATTGTACGCAGGTAATACCGGCGTTCCAGGTGTCTTTGAAAGGTACCGCAGGAAGGCCAACAGATCTTTAGAAAAGCATCAGTCAGATTTCTCACAGAAGTTGCTGAAAACGTAAAGGATAAAGTCTTAGCCTTGAAAGAACGAAGCCCGGGACAAATATGTGATAAAGCTGAAAGAGGCAAGCAGGGTAGTGAAGATGTGAAAGATGAGAGCACGGCTGCAATGTGAGGAGGGAAAAGCAGATTTGGCAAATGCTCCTTGTCAGGCTGCTGCCTTATTCTGCTTCTTAATGTTTCCCTCTCTTTATTTGCAGAAGTCTGATGCCCCGAACATTGGAGAGTCAGATTACGATGGAGAAAACTCCTAGTTACTTCGTCACCAAGGAGGCTCCGAAGCGCATCTTTAGCATGTGCAGAGGCACAAAGCTGATCGTTGTGGTCCGAAATCCCGTGACCCGGGCTATCTCAGACTACACCCAGACGCTCTCCAAGAAGCCGGACATCCCAAGCTTTCAGGAGCTGGCATTTCAGAACTGGAGCTCGGGGGTGGTGGACACATCCTGGAACGCGATCCGTATCGGGATGTATGTGAAACATCTGGAGGCCTGGCTACAGTTCTTCCCTATTTCACAGATGCACTTTGTGAGCGGAGAGAAGCTGATCACAGACCCGGCTGGAGAAATGGGCAGAATCCAGGACTTTCTGGGGATCAAAAGGATCATCACAGACAAACACTTTTATTTCAACAAAACAAAAGGTTTCCCCTGCTTAAAGAAGACGGAAAGTACCAGTTTAGCACGGTGTTTGGGAAAATCCAAAGGAAGAACTCACGTCCAAATTGACCAAGAGGCAATAGATCAACTTCGAGAATTTTATAGACCATATAATATTAAGTTTTATGAAACAGTTGGACAGGATTTTCATTGGGAATAAGCTTTCTGAACACAGCACATTAGGGACAAATCCTCCGTGAACATCAGCAAGTCAGAAGGAGAGAAGCTGCCAACTCTGCTGAGATCTCCAGAAATAAAGTATCACGGATTAATGAAGTAATTTCCAGACAAATTAAAGGCAGTTtcaaattaaaaagaataaaataattcaatATTTGATTAAAATGAGCCATCTTTACCCTCTTCCCCACCTCTTCATAAACACACATGCGTGCACAC from the Rhinatrema bivittatum chromosome 14, aRhiBiv1.1, whole genome shotgun sequence genome contains:
- the HS3ST2 gene encoding heparan sulfate glucosamine 3-O-sulfotransferase 2, producing MACRFFSSRVLPASKRLSRRFLILLTLSLSCTYLCYSLIFCCDSIMENPSYQDHRCILIQNVGGKKLLQKSASCSLGLDHKESQHDSPSPASSAIRLIYLEESWSERNLTSTPEDVSGQETRNNTGTPSFASKRLPHTIIVGVKKGGTRAVLEFIRVHPEVRAMGTEPHFFDRNYDRGLDWYRSLMPRTLESQITMEKTPSYFVTKEAPKRIFSMCRGTKLIVVVRNPVTRAISDYTQTLSKKPDIPSFQELAFQNWSSGVVDTSWNAIRIGMYVKHLEAWLQFFPISQMHFVSGEKLITDPAGEMGRIQDFLGIKRIITDKHFYFNKTKGFPCLKKTESTSLARCLGKSKGRTHVQIDQEAIDQLREFYRPYNIKFYETVGQDFHWE